The Glycine soja cultivar W05 chromosome 6, ASM419377v2, whole genome shotgun sequence genome has a window encoding:
- the LOC114414048 gene encoding uncharacterized protein LOC114414048: MIADSACSKSHRMVLPSDLWSISRVSWKIQVTQALVYDIGLSEERHGQAAGRRLLGLVRGQPLCDDGQLFSAMVVCKPLGTELLTKANFNWKITWASKLEKCHCIVVLPQNELEVKAEDTTHTIPCLLLLPNST, translated from the exons ATGATAGCCGACTCGGCGTGCTCCAAGAGCCACCGAATGGTCTTGCCGTCGGACTTGTGGTCGATCTCTCGGGTCAGTTGGAAGATCCAGGTGACGCAGGCATTGGTCTACGACATTGGTCTCTCCGAGGAGAGACATGGCCAAGCTGCAGGTCGGCGTCTCCTTGGTCTGGTGCGAGGGCAACCGTTGTGTGACGACGGACAACTCTTCTCTGCCATGGTGGTTTGCAAGCCGTTGGGCACTGAACTGTTAACAAAGGCAAACTTCAATTG gAAAATAACTTGGGCCTCAAAGCTTGAGAAGTGTCATTGCATCGTTGTGCTACCACAAAATGAGTTGGAAGTGAAAGCAGAAGACACAACACACACTATACCATGCCTTCTGCTCCTTCCAAACTCTACGTAG
- the LOC114416564 gene encoding uncharacterized protein LOC114416564, translating into MSWIFDFNFGYVMDISYGLALDFFIFSCVMIFFSFYRMSSSLSSNDSSLSSNDSSSDDDDHITKNKVLMFAVANVTNYFMKYVVKNPCRDSSMTGHRWVSEILNGHPIRCYQMFRMKKLVFLELCDILETKYNLKKTRNVSIYEQVGLFLYMLSQPGSVRNCEERFQHSGETISRHFHNVLEAVCMFAKDIIKPVDPSFRDTPDEILKDARYRPYFRDCIGAIDDTHIRVCIPSHLQGVYIGRKGYTTTNVMVVCDFSMCFTFVWAGWEGSAHDTKIFMEALRKPALHFPHPPQGKYYLVDSGYPTFMGFLGPYKKTRYHLPQFRIGPRIRGRVEVFNYYHSSLRSTIECAFGLCKARWKILGNMPPFALKTQNQIIVACMAIHNFIQRNDKSDGEFDSLDEDNEDIDSDEDESEVGHSTITWEELDAQSTLQMERFRESLKNMFPTRI; encoded by the exons ATGTCATGgatctttgattttaattttggttatgTTATGGATATTAGTTATGGTTTggctcttgatttttttattttcagttgtgttatgatttttttttccttctacagGATGtcttcatcattatcatcaaatgactcaTCACTATCATCAAATGACTCTTCATCTGACGATGACGATCACATTACGAAGAACAAAGTGTTGATGTTTGCTGTAGCTAATGTTACCAATTACTTCATGAAGTATGTTGTGAAAAATCCATGTAGAGATTCAAGCATGACAGGCCATCGTTGGGTATCTGAAATTCTAAATGGTCATCCAATACGTTGTTATCAGATGTTTAGAATGAAGAAACTTGTCTTTCTTGAATTATGTGATATCTTGGAAACCAAGTACAACTTAAAGAAAACTCGAAATGTCAGCATTTATGAGCAAGTTGGCTTGTTTTTATACATGTTGAGTCAACCAGGTTCTGTTCGTAATTGTGAGGAAAGATTTCAACATTCAGGTGAAACAATATCTAGACATTTCCATAATGTCTTAGAAGCTGTGTGTATGTTTGCAAAGGATATAATTAAGCCTGTTGATCCATCATTTAGGGATACTCCTGATGAGATTCTAAAAGATGCCAGATATCGCCCTTACTTTAGGGATTGTATTGGTGCAATAGATGATACTCACATACGAGTTTGTATTCCCTCTCATCTACAAGGAGTCTATATTGGTCGGAAAGGCTACACTACCACTAATGTCATGGTTGTTTGTGACTTTAGCATGTGTTTTACTTTTGTTTGGGCAGGTTGGGAAGGTTCTGCACATGATACTAAGATATTTATGGAGGCTTTACGTAAGCCTGCATTGCATTTTCCACATCCTCCTCAAG GTAAATATTATCTTGTTGATTCTGGTTACCCTACTTTTATGGGTTTTCTAGGACCATACAAGAAAACTAGGTATCATCTCCCGCAATTTAGAATTGGGCCTAGAATCAGGGGAAGAGTtgaagtttttaattattatcattcgAGTCTTCGAAGTACAATTGAATGTGCATTTGGTTTATGTAAAGCAAGATGGAAGATATTGGGTAATATGCCACCTTTTGCTTTGAAGACACAAAACCAAATCATTGTTGCTTGCATGGCTATACATAACTTCATTCAAAGAAATGACAAGAGTGATGGAGAATTTGATTCGCTAGATGAAGATAATGAAGATATAGATAGTGATGAGGATGAAAGTGAAGTTGGTCATAGTACTATAACATGGGAAGAACTGGATGCTCAAAGTACTCTACAAATGGAACGATTTAGAGAATCTCTGAAGAATATGTTTCCAACacgtatttaa